In Acinonyx jubatus isolate Ajub_Pintada_27869175 chromosome B3, VMU_Ajub_asm_v1.0, whole genome shotgun sequence, a genomic segment contains:
- the LOC106969867 gene encoding olfactory receptor 4Q2 yields the protein MDENQTEVVTDFVLAGFSQTPSTEAGLFVLFLFFYVSTWVGNVLIMVTVASDNYLNSSPMYFLLGNLSFLDLCYSTVTTPKLLADFLDNDKLIHYDQCIAQLFFLHFVGAAEMFLLTVMAYDRFVAICRPLHYTTIMSRGLCCVLVAASWMGGFVHSTVQTILTIRLPFCGPNHVDNFFCDVPPVIKLACTDTFVIELLMVSNSGLISTSSFVVLVSSYSTILVKIRSKEGRRKALSTCGSHLMVVTLFFGPCIFIYARPFSTFSVDKMVSVFYNVITPMMNPLIYTLRNKEVKSAMQKLWDRSGLTWKK from the coding sequence ATGGATGAAAATCAAACAGAGGTGGTGACAGACTTTGTCCTGGCAGGCTTCTCGCAGACACCATCTACTGAGGCAGGACTATTtgtactatttcttttcttctatgtgTCCACTTGGGTAGGCAATGTCCTCATCATGGTCACAGTGGCCTCTGATAACTATTTGAATTCATCACCTATGTATTTCCTTCTTGGCAACCTCTCTTTCCTGGACTTATGTTATTCAACAGTAACTACTCCGAAGCTTCTGGCTGACTTTCTTGATAATGACAAGCTCATTCACTATGACCAATGCATTGCACAGCTCTTCTTTCTGCATTTTGTAGGGGCAGCTGAGATGTTCCTGCTCACAGTGATGGCCTATGATCGCTTTGTTGCAATTTGTCGCCCCCTGCATTATACCACTATCATGAGTCGAGGATTATGCTGTGTGTTGGTAGCTGCCTCCTGGATGGGAGGATTTGTGCACTCTACTGTCCAGACGATTCTCACTATCCGTCTACCCTTTTGTGGACCAAACCATGTGGACAACTTCTTTTGTGATGTTCCCCCTGTCATCAAACTTGCCTGTACAGACACCTTTGTCATTGAATTGCTAATGGTATCTAACAGTGGGTTGATCTCTACCAGCTCCTTTGTGGTACTGGTTTCTTCCTACTCCACTATCCTGGTCAAGATTCGCTCCAAGGAGGGAAGGCGAAAGGCACTCTCCACCTGTGGCTCCCACCTCATGGTGGTAACACTCTTCTTTGGACCCTGTATTTTCATCTATGCCCGTCCCTTCTCCACTTTTTCTGTGGACAAGATGGTGTCTGTATTCTACAATGTTATTACCCCCATGATGAATCCCCTCATTTATACGCTTCGGAACAAAGAGGTCAAGTCAGCCATGCAGAAACTGTGGGACAGGAGTGGACTTACTTGGAAAAAGTAG